The Pseudomonas parafulva genome includes a window with the following:
- a CDS encoding helix-turn-helix domain-containing protein, whose protein sequence is MVRSLHTPAYEIFRRLLVEVRERQGMTQVDLAKRLGRPQSFISKYENGERRLDVIEFISICDALEVEAAVLFKSVVGAISEH, encoded by the coding sequence ATGGTCAGATCTCTACACACGCCCGCTTATGAAATATTTCGCCGACTACTGGTCGAAGTGCGCGAGCGTCAAGGAATGACGCAGGTTGATCTTGCGAAACGTTTAGGCAGACCTCAGTCGTTCATCTCAAAGTACGAGAATGGTGAGAGACGCTTAGACGTGATTGAGTTTATTTCAATTTGCGATGCCCTTGAGGTAGAGGCAGCGGTACTATTCAAATCCGTCGTCGGAGCTATAAGTGAACACTAA